A stretch of the Paenibacillus dendritiformis genome encodes the following:
- a CDS encoding PIG-L deacetylase family protein produces the protein MTHTVGFIYAHPDDETFGCACLIRSLANQGVPAALLTATSGEAGKTGRLGPMSREELAARRERELAAAGAIMGLADIELLRYPDGHLSSVPRSELVAKIAAFLNRRRIAVVITFPEDGISGHPDHVAIHHAVNEAVWSGNCPHVQKLYYNMPLTIPAAETDSVIRLEAAPFWEMKAAALRAHESQILSIERVFGDLQTLPSDERMRGEAFALVWKRGVYRPAVREHAVLDGLHKDT, from the coding sequence GTGACACATACTGTCGGATTTATTTATGCGCATCCGGACGACGAGACGTTCGGATGCGCCTGCCTGATCCGCTCCCTGGCGAATCAGGGCGTACCCGCCGCTTTGCTGACGGCCACGAGCGGAGAGGCGGGGAAGACCGGCCGCCTTGGCCCGATGAGCCGGGAAGAGCTGGCAGCGCGGCGGGAGCGGGAACTGGCTGCGGCCGGCGCGATTATGGGCTTGGCGGACATTGAGCTGCTGCGCTATCCGGACGGACATTTGTCATCCGTCCCGCGGAGCGAGCTGGTGGCGAAGATCGCGGCGTTCCTCAATCGGCGCCGCATTGCGGTCGTTATCACCTTTCCCGAGGACGGAATCAGCGGGCATCCGGATCATGTCGCCATCCATCATGCCGTCAACGAGGCGGTATGGAGCGGGAACTGCCCGCATGTGCAGAAGCTGTACTACAATATGCCGCTGACGATTCCCGCAGCGGAGACGGATTCGGTGATCAGGCTGGAGGCTGCCCCCTTTTGGGAGATGAAGGCCGCAGCGCTGCGCGCCCATGAATCCCAAATCCTGTCCATTGAACGCGTATTCGGCGACCTGCAGACATTGCCATCCGATGAACGGATGCGCGGGGAAGCGTTCGCGCTCGTGTGGAAGCGGGGCGTCTATCGCCCGGCCGTTCGGGAGCATGCGGTGCTGGACGGCTTACATAAAGATACCTAG
- the pepF gene encoding oligoendopeptidase F, giving the protein MQARPKRSEVPIEATWNLSDLYSSQEAWKEELMQIQKDVAEVIRYEGKLGESAATLLACLEARDALIVRMSRANTYAHLQQSGDGTDPVNQANSSIAGDVLSQVNSQLSFISSEILALPDGTVERYLEEETKLAIYRKGLTDLLETKPHRLSAETEAAFASLGELFGAPYRIYLRSKLSDMSFADVEAGDGTKWPVSFALYEGKYEMSPDPALRHAAYASFSETLKAYRHTFAQTYATEVKKQVVLSRLRKYNSVTEMLLQPQEVTLEMYHHILDIIQEQLAPHMRRYAKLKQRELGLDKMMFCDLKAPLDPEYNPHISIEEAGKLIAESLEVLGPEYGQIIQDALNNRWIDYADNVGKSTGAFCSSPYGAHPYILISWADNMRGAFTLAHELGHAGHFALAGRYQPYATYRPAMYFIEAPSTMNEMLLAQHIMKQSSDNRMKRWVIQQLLSTYYHNFVTHLLEGEMQRRVYDLASANEPLTAKTLSEQKGAVLAKFWGDAVELDEGAHLTWMRQPHYYMGLYPYTYSAGLTVSTAAARMIQEEGQPAVDRWLQALKAGGTLKPLDLIKITGVDMSGPAAIEDAVAYVGSLVDELERLS; this is encoded by the coding sequence ATGCAAGCAAGACCGAAGCGTTCCGAAGTGCCGATCGAGGCGACCTGGAATTTGAGCGACCTGTACTCAAGTCAGGAAGCCTGGAAGGAAGAACTGATGCAGATACAAAAGGATGTGGCGGAGGTCATCCGCTATGAAGGCAAGCTGGGCGAGAGCGCAGCCACGCTGCTCGCCTGTCTCGAGGCGCGGGACGCGCTGATTGTACGGATGTCACGGGCCAATACATATGCGCATTTGCAGCAATCCGGTGACGGAACGGATCCGGTCAACCAGGCGAACTCCAGCATTGCCGGCGATGTGCTCTCGCAAGTCAATTCGCAGCTATCCTTTATCTCGTCCGAGATTCTGGCGCTGCCGGACGGCACGGTGGAGCGGTACCTGGAGGAAGAGACGAAGCTCGCCATCTACCGCAAAGGGCTGACCGATCTGCTCGAGACGAAGCCGCATCGCCTGTCTGCGGAGACGGAAGCCGCTTTCGCTTCGCTGGGCGAACTGTTCGGCGCCCCGTACCGCATCTATCTGCGGAGCAAGCTGTCGGACATGTCATTCGCTGACGTGGAGGCAGGAGACGGAACGAAGTGGCCGGTCTCGTTCGCCCTGTACGAAGGCAAATATGAAATGTCTCCCGACCCTGCGCTGCGCCATGCCGCGTACGCATCCTTCTCGGAGACGCTCAAAGCGTACCGGCATACGTTCGCGCAGACGTACGCGACGGAAGTGAAGAAGCAGGTCGTCCTGTCCCGCCTGCGCAAATATAACTCCGTAACAGAGATGCTGCTGCAGCCGCAGGAAGTGACGCTAGAGATGTACCATCATATTTTGGACATTATCCAGGAGCAATTAGCGCCCCATATGCGCCGCTACGCCAAGCTGAAGCAGCGCGAGCTCGGGCTTGACAAGATGATGTTCTGCGATCTGAAGGCGCCGCTCGATCCGGAATATAATCCGCACATCTCGATCGAAGAGGCGGGGAAGCTGATTGCGGAATCGCTCGAGGTGCTCGGTCCGGAATACGGCCAGATTATACAAGATGCGCTGAACAATCGCTGGATTGATTACGCCGACAATGTCGGTAAATCGACCGGCGCGTTCTGTTCGTCGCCGTATGGAGCCCATCCGTACATTCTCATCTCCTGGGCGGACAACATGCGCGGGGCGTTCACGCTGGCGCATGAATTGGGCCATGCCGGCCACTTCGCGCTTGCCGGCCGCTACCAGCCGTATGCAACCTACCGCCCGGCGATGTACTTCATCGAAGCGCCGTCGACGATGAACGAGATGCTGCTGGCCCAGCATATCATGAAGCAATCGTCCGACAACCGGATGAAGAGATGGGTGATTCAGCAGCTGCTGAGCACGTATTACCATAACTTTGTCACGCATCTGCTCGAAGGCGAGATGCAGCGCCGCGTATATGATCTCGCTTCCGCCAATGAGCCGCTGACCGCGAAGACGCTGTCCGAGCAAAAAGGCGCCGTTCTCGCCAAGTTCTGGGGCGACGCCGTCGAACTGGATGAGGGGGCACATCTGACGTGGATGCGCCAACCGCATTACTACATGGGCCTGTATCCGTACACGTACTCCGCAGGCTTGACGGTGTCCACGGCCGCCGCGCGGATGATTCAGGAGGAAGGCCAGCCGGCCGTCGATCGCTGGCTTCAGGCGCTCAAGGCAGGCGGCACGTTGAAGCCGCTCGACCTTATCAAGATTACCGGCGTGGACATGTCCGGCCCGGCTGCGATTGAGGATGCCGTCGCTTATGTCGGCTCGCTCGTCGATGAGCTGGAGAGATTGTCTTAA